The Sinomonas sp. P10A9 genome includes a window with the following:
- the rplE gene encoding 50S ribosomal protein L5 produces the protein MTETVETPVKVVPRLKTKYAENIKQALQEEFKYENVNQVPRLVKVVVNMGVGDAAKDSKIIEGAVRDLTLITGQKPQVTKARKSIAQFKLREGMPIGAFTTLRGDRMWEFVDRLVTLALPRIRDFRGLSGKQFDGNGNYTFGLTEQVMFHEIDQDKIDRLRGMDITVVTTAKTDDEGRALLKHLGFPFKTED, from the coding sequence ATGACTGAGACTGTCGAGACTCCGGTGAAGGTCGTTCCTCGTCTGAAGACGAAGTACGCGGAGAACATCAAGCAGGCGCTCCAGGAAGAGTTCAAGTACGAGAACGTCAACCAGGTTCCCCGCCTGGTCAAGGTTGTCGTCAACATGGGCGTCGGTGACGCCGCCAAGGACTCGAAGATCATCGAGGGCGCCGTCCGCGACCTCACCCTGATCACTGGCCAGAAGCCGCAGGTCACGAAGGCCCGCAAGTCGATCGCCCAGTTCAAGCTCCGTGAGGGTATGCCGATCGGCGCCTTCACGACGCTTCGCGGCGACCGCATGTGGGAGTTCGTGGACCGCCTCGTCACCCTCGCGCTGCCCCGTATCCGCGACTTCCGCGGCCTCTCGGGCAAGCAGTTCGACGGCAACGGCAACTACACGTTCGGCCTCACCGAGCAGGTGATGTTCCACGAGATCGACCAGGACAAGATCGATCGCCTCCGTGGCATGGACATCACGGTTGTCACGACCGCGAAGACCGACGACGAGGGCCGTGCGCTTCTGAAGCACCTCGGCTTCCCGTTCAAGACCGAAGACTGA
- the rplN gene encoding 50S ribosomal protein L14, producing the protein MIQQESRLKVADNTGAKEILTIRVLGGSGRRYAGIGDVIVATVKDAIPGGNVKKGDVVKAVVVRTKKERRRADGSYIKFDENAAVILKNDGDPRGTRIFGPVGRELRDKKFMKIVSLAPEVL; encoded by the coding sequence GTGATTCAGCAGGAGTCGCGGCTCAAGGTCGCCGACAACACGGGTGCGAAGGAAATCCTCACCATCCGTGTTCTCGGTGGATCTGGCCGCCGCTACGCAGGCATCGGCGACGTGATCGTCGCCACCGTCAAGGACGCGATCCCTGGCGGCAACGTGAAGAAGGGCGACGTGGTCAAGGCCGTCGTCGTCCGTACCAAGAAGGAGCGCCGCCGCGCGGACGGCTCCTACATCAAGTTCGACGAGAACGCTGCAGTCATCCTCAAGAACGACGGCGACCCCCGTGGCACACGCATCTTCGGCCCGGTCGGCCGCGAGCTGCGTGACAAGAAGTTCATGAAGATCGTCTCGCTGGCTCCGGAGGTGCTCTGA
- the rplC gene encoding 50S ribosomal protein L3 encodes MTATRNVKGLLGTKLGMTQVWDETNKLIPVTVVKADSNVVTQLRNPETDGYTAVQIGYGQIDPRKVNKPLTGHFEKAGVTPRRHLVEVRTADADSYELGQEISVETFEAGQKIDVVGTTKGKGFAGVMKRHGFHGVGASHGAHKNHRKPGSIGACATPGRVFKGLRMAGRMGNERQTTMNLTVHAVDAENSLLLIKGALPGARGSVVLVRTAVKGA; translated from the coding sequence ATGACCGCTACCCGTAATGTGAAGGGCCTGCTGGGCACGAAGCTCGGCATGACCCAGGTCTGGGACGAGACCAACAAGCTCATCCCCGTCACTGTTGTTAAGGCCGACTCCAACGTCGTCACCCAGCTGCGCAACCCCGAGACCGACGGCTACACCGCGGTCCAGATCGGCTACGGCCAGATCGATCCGCGCAAGGTCAACAAGCCGCTGACCGGACACTTCGAGAAGGCTGGCGTGACCCCGCGCCGTCACCTCGTCGAGGTCCGCACCGCCGACGCCGACTCGTACGAGCTGGGCCAGGAGATCTCCGTGGAGACCTTCGAGGCCGGCCAGAAGATCGACGTCGTCGGCACCACAAAGGGCAAGGGCTTCGCCGGTGTCATGAAGCGTCACGGCTTCCACGGCGTCGGTGCCTCCCACGGTGCCCACAAGAACCACCGCAAGCCCGGTTCCATCGGTGCCTGCGCCACCCCGGGCCGCGTCTTCAAGGGCCTCCGCATGGCCGGTCGCATGGGCAATGAGCGCCAGACGACCATGAACCTCACCGTGCACGCCGTGGATGCCGAGAACTCGCTGCTCCTCATCAAGGGCGCCCTCCCGGGTGCCCGCGGCTCGGTCGTCCTCGTCCGCACCGCCGTGAAGGGAGCCTGA
- the rpsS gene encoding 30S ribosomal protein S19: MPRSLKKGPFVDQHLFVKVARENDKGTKNVIKTWSRRSMIIPDMLGHTIAVHDGRKHIPVFVTESMVGHKLGEFAPTRTFRGHVKDDKKGKRR, encoded by the coding sequence ATGCCACGCAGCCTGAAGAAGGGTCCTTTCGTTGACCAGCACCTCTTTGTGAAGGTCGCCAGGGAAAACGATAAGGGCACCAAGAACGTCATCAAGACCTGGTCCCGCCGCTCGATGATCATCCCCGACATGCTCGGGCACACGATCGCCGTGCACGATGGGCGCAAGCACATCCCGGTCTTCGTCACCGAGTCGATGGTCGGGCACAAGCTCGGCGAATTCGCCCCGACGCGGACATTCCGCGGCCACGTGAAGGACGACAAGAAGGGCAAGCGCCGCTGA
- the rplW gene encoding 50S ribosomal protein L23 — translation MNASSYKDPRDVVIAPVVSEKSYGLIDEGKYTFLVDPRSNKTEIKIAIERIFSVKVDSINTLNRPGKRKRTKFGWGQRKSTKRAIVTLKDGSTIDIFGGPLA, via the coding sequence GTGAACGCATCCAGCTACAAGGACCCGCGCGACGTCGTCATCGCGCCGGTTGTCTCGGAGAAGAGCTACGGCCTGATCGACGAGGGCAAGTACACCTTCCTGGTGGACCCGCGCTCCAACAAGACCGAGATCAAGATCGCCATCGAGCGCATCTTCTCGGTCAAGGTCGACTCGATCAACACCCTCAACCGTCCGGGTAAGCGCAAGCGGACCAAGTTCGGCTGGGGCCAGCGCAAGTCCACCAAGCGTGCCATCGTCACCCTCAAGGACGGCAGCACGATCGACATCTTCGGCGGTCCGCTCGCCTGA
- a CDS encoding GH1 family beta-glucosidase: MPRAAVERLASLIPHDFTLGVATSAFQIEGALDEDGRGSSSWDEFAARPGVIDSDGSPALACDHYHRSGEDLDLVAGLGVDAYRFSIAWSRVQPEGRGAWNEKGWDFYDRLIDGMLARGLSPMATLFHWDTPLALEHDGGWLARATALRFAEYAAEAGRRFGDRVDRWVTLNEPVSLTLNGYALGIHAPGRQLLFDALPAAHHQLLGHGLAVQALRAARVRGQIGITNMHAPVHPASRGPLDWIHAKSADVLLNRLYADPVLLGRYPRIPSLGRRLNPTDRRTRADDLATIHAPLDFYGLNYYYPARIRTGPGPTPNGVQHTAAIGKTPFHLAELPEYAVTGFGWPISPEYCGVVLGELKQRYGASLPPVYITESGASFPEPSQSDGMMHDDARVAYLASHLEAALAAVGPGGPAEGVDLRGWYVWTLTDNFEWAAGYTQRFGLVHTDFATLERTPKASYYWLQQLARARHRPAVSA; encoded by the coding sequence ATGCCGCGTGCCGCCGTCGAACGCCTCGCCAGCCTGATTCCACACGACTTTACTCTCGGTGTCGCGACTTCCGCGTTCCAGATCGAGGGCGCCCTCGACGAGGATGGCAGAGGATCCTCGAGCTGGGATGAATTCGCGGCGCGCCCGGGCGTGATCGACTCCGACGGCTCCCCCGCCCTCGCGTGCGACCACTACCACCGAAGCGGCGAGGACTTGGACCTCGTGGCGGGCCTCGGAGTGGACGCCTACCGTTTCTCCATCGCATGGTCCCGTGTGCAGCCCGAGGGCCGCGGCGCGTGGAACGAGAAGGGGTGGGACTTCTACGACCGGCTCATCGACGGCATGCTCGCGCGCGGCCTCTCACCCATGGCCACGCTCTTCCATTGGGACACACCGCTCGCCCTCGAGCACGACGGCGGGTGGCTGGCCCGGGCGACCGCCCTGCGGTTCGCCGAGTATGCCGCCGAGGCCGGCAGGCGGTTCGGCGACCGGGTGGACCGCTGGGTCACGCTCAACGAGCCGGTCTCACTGACCCTCAACGGCTATGCACTCGGCATCCACGCGCCGGGGAGGCAGCTGCTCTTCGACGCCCTGCCTGCCGCTCACCACCAGCTCCTGGGCCACGGACTAGCGGTCCAGGCGCTGCGCGCAGCACGTGTGCGCGGGCAGATCGGCATCACGAACATGCACGCGCCGGTCCACCCGGCGAGCCGCGGCCCGCTCGACTGGATCCATGCCAAGAGTGCCGACGTCCTGCTGAACAGGCTCTACGCAGACCCCGTGCTGCTGGGCCGCTACCCGAGGATTCCGTCCCTGGGCCGGCGACTCAACCCCACCGACCGCCGCACGCGCGCGGACGATCTCGCGACCATCCACGCGCCGCTCGACTTCTACGGCCTCAATTACTACTACCCCGCACGGATCCGTACGGGCCCAGGTCCGACCCCCAACGGGGTCCAGCACACGGCCGCCATCGGCAAGACGCCATTCCACCTCGCCGAGCTCCCCGAATACGCGGTGACCGGCTTCGGGTGGCCCATCTCGCCTGAGTACTGCGGGGTGGTGCTCGGCGAGCTCAAGCAGCGCTACGGTGCTTCCCTGCCGCCGGTCTACATCACCGAGAGCGGGGCGAGCTTCCCGGAGCCGTCCCAATCGGACGGCATGATGCACGACGACGCGCGCGTCGCCTACCTCGCGTCGCATCTTGAGGCTGCGCTCGCAGCCGTCGGACCGGGCGGCCCTGCCGAAGGGGTCGACCTGCGCGGCTGGTACGTGTGGACCCTCACCGACAACTTCGAGTGGGCCGCGGGCTACACCCAGCGGTTCGGGCTTGTGCACACCGACTTCGCGACGCTCGAGCGCACGCCGAAGGCCTCGTACTACTGGCTTCAGCAGCTGGCCCGGGCTCGGCACCGGCCAGCCGTGAGCGCGTGA
- the tuf gene encoding elongation factor Tu, which translates to MAKAKFERTKPHVNIGTIGHVDHGKTTLTAAISKVLADKYPDLNEKRDFAQIDSAPEERQRGITINISHIEYQTEKRHYAHVDAPGHADYIKNMITGAAQMDGAILVVAATDGPMAQTREHVLLARQVGVPYLLVALNKADMVDDEELLDLVEMEVRELLSSQGFDGDNAPVIRVSGLKALEGDPKWVKSVEELMEAVDENVPDPIRDRDKPFLMPIEDVFTITGRGTVVTGRAERGTLALNSEVEIVGIRPVQKTTVTGIEMFHKQLDEAWAGENCGLLLRGIKREDVERGQVVVKPGSITPHTDFEANVYILSKDEGGRHNPFYSNYRPQFYFRTTDVTGVITLPEGTEMVMPGDNTEMTVALIQPIAMEEGLGFAIREGGRTVGSGRVTKIIK; encoded by the coding sequence GTGGCGAAGGCAAAGTTCGAGCGGACTAAGCCGCACGTCAACATCGGCACTATCGGCCACGTTGACCACGGCAAGACGACGCTGACCGCTGCCATTTCGAAGGTGCTTGCCGACAAGTACCCCGATCTCAACGAGAAGCGCGACTTCGCGCAGATCGACTCCGCTCCTGAGGAGCGCCAGCGCGGCATCACCATCAACATCTCCCACATCGAGTACCAGACGGAGAAGCGCCACTACGCTCACGTCGATGCTCCGGGTCACGCTGACTACATCAAGAACATGATCACGGGTGCGGCGCAGATGGACGGCGCCATCCTCGTGGTTGCTGCGACGGACGGCCCGATGGCCCAGACGCGTGAGCACGTTCTGCTTGCCCGCCAGGTTGGTGTTCCGTACCTGCTCGTCGCCCTCAACAAGGCCGACATGGTCGACGATGAGGAGCTCCTTGACCTCGTCGAGATGGAGGTGCGCGAGCTCCTCTCCTCGCAGGGCTTCGATGGCGACAACGCCCCGGTGATCCGCGTCTCGGGCCTCAAGGCTCTCGAGGGCGATCCCAAGTGGGTCAAGTCGGTCGAGGAGCTCATGGAGGCTGTGGACGAGAACGTTCCGGACCCGATCCGTGACCGCGACAAGCCGTTCCTCATGCCTATCGAGGACGTCTTCACGATCACCGGTCGTGGCACCGTCGTGACGGGCCGCGCCGAGCGCGGTACCCTCGCCCTGAACTCCGAGGTCGAGATCGTCGGCATCCGCCCGGTCCAGAAGACCACGGTCACGGGTATCGAGATGTTCCACAAGCAGCTCGACGAGGCATGGGCCGGCGAGAACTGTGGCCTTCTGCTCCGCGGCATCAAGCGCGAGGACGTCGAGCGCGGCCAGGTCGTCGTGAAGCCGGGTTCCATCACCCCGCACACCGACTTCGAGGCGAACGTCTACATCCTCTCCAAGGATGAGGGCGGCCGTCACAACCCGTTCTACTCGAACTACCGCCCGCAGTTCTACTTCCGTACCACGGACGTGACCGGCGTCATCACCCTCCCCGAGGGCACCGAGATGGTCATGCCCGGCGACAACACTGAGATGACCGTTGCGCTCATCCAGCCGATCGCCATGGAAGAGGGCCTCGGCTTCGCTATCCGTGAGGGTGGCCGCACCGTTGGCTCGGGCCGCGTGACCAAGATCATCAAGTAG
- the rpsQ gene encoding 30S ribosomal protein S17, whose protein sequence is MSEENNVTENASAQERGQRKTARGYVVSDKMDKTIVVEVEDRVKHSLYGKVIRRTEKRKAHDENNSAGIGDLVLIAETRPLSATKRWRLVEILEKAK, encoded by the coding sequence GTGAGCGAAGAGAACAACGTGACGGAGAACGCTTCTGCCCAGGAGCGCGGTCAGCGCAAGACCGCCCGCGGCTACGTCGTGTCCGACAAGATGGACAAGACGATCGTCGTCGAGGTTGAGGACCGCGTGAAGCACTCGCTTTACGGCAAGGTCATCCGCCGTACCGAGAAGCGCAAGGCCCACGATGAGAACAACTCCGCCGGTATCGGCGACCTTGTTCTCATCGCGGAGACCCGGCCGCTGTCCGCCACCAAGCGGTGGCGCCTTGTCGAGATCCTCGAGAAGGCCAAGTAA
- the rpmC gene encoding 50S ribosomal protein L29, which produces MAVGSKDLTAEKLDQLDNERLFEELKKAKEELFNLRFQSATGQLENHGRFRAVKKDIARIYTILRERELGIRAEAAPAVVEAKDDKKAAKKAAKAEQAEAAEEDAK; this is translated from the coding sequence ATGGCAGTCGGTTCGAAGGACCTGACGGCTGAGAAGCTCGACCAGCTGGACAACGAGCGCCTCTTCGAGGAGCTCAAGAAGGCCAAGGAAGAGCTGTTCAACCTGCGCTTCCAGTCGGCCACCGGCCAGCTCGAGAACCATGGCCGCTTCCGTGCGGTCAAGAAGGACATCGCCCGCATCTACACGATCCTGCGCGAGCGCGAGCTCGGCATTCGTGCCGAGGCCGCTCCGGCGGTCGTCGAGGCGAAGGACGACAAGAAGGCGGCTAAGAAGGCTGCCAAGGCCGAGCAGGCCGAGGCTGCCGAGGAGGACGCCAAGTGA
- the rplV gene encoding 50S ribosomal protein L22 yields the protein MEAKAIARHIRVTPMKARRVVNLVRGKQANEALAILKFAQQAASEPVYKVLASAMANARVLADRDGVAFDESDLYISEAFVDEGPTMKRFQPRAQGRAYRIKKRTSHITVVVATPENEEAR from the coding sequence ATGGAAGCCAAGGCAATTGCGCGTCACATCCGCGTAACGCCGATGAAGGCCCGGCGCGTCGTCAACCTTGTTCGTGGCAAGCAGGCGAATGAGGCTCTGGCAATCCTGAAGTTCGCCCAGCAGGCAGCTTCGGAGCCGGTCTACAAGGTCCTCGCCTCGGCGATGGCCAACGCCCGTGTCCTCGCCGACCGCGACGGCGTCGCGTTCGACGAGAGCGACCTCTACATCTCTGAGGCGTTCGTCGACGAGGGCCCGACCATGAAGCGGTTCCAGCCGCGTGCCCAGGGTCGCGCATACCGCATCAAGAAGCGCACCAGCCACATCACTGTGGTCGTGGCGACCCCGGAGAACGAGGAGGCCCGCTAA
- the rpsC gene encoding 30S ribosomal protein S3: MGQKVNPHGFRLGITTDHVSHWFADSSKPGQRYKDFVREDVKIRQLMTNGMERAGIAKVEIERTRDRVRVDIHTARPGIVIGRRGAEADRIRGELEKLTGKQVQLNILEVKNPEIEAQLVAQGVAEQLSSRVAFRRAMKKAMQSAQRAGAKGIRIACSGRLGGAEMSRSEFYREGRVPLHTLRANIDYGFYEAKTTFGRIGVKVWIYKGDVTSKELAAQAAAAPSRGPRGDRGDRGDRPGRPGGERRRRPAGDRPAQAAPAAAEAPAASAAEGAAAPAAEGGEA, translated from the coding sequence ATGGGACAGAAGGTCAACCCGCACGGGTTCCGACTCGGCATCACCACCGACCACGTCTCGCACTGGTTTGCCGATAGCAGCAAGCCCGGTCAGCGCTACAAGGACTTCGTCCGTGAGGACGTCAAGATCCGCCAGCTCATGACCAACGGCATGGAGCGCGCCGGCATCGCCAAGGTCGAGATCGAGCGCACCCGCGACCGTGTCCGCGTGGATATCCACACGGCCCGTCCGGGTATCGTGATCGGCCGCCGCGGCGCCGAGGCGGACCGCATCCGCGGCGAGCTCGAGAAGCTCACCGGCAAGCAGGTCCAGCTGAACATTCTCGAGGTCAAGAACCCCGAGATCGAGGCACAGCTCGTCGCCCAGGGCGTTGCGGAGCAGCTCTCGAGCCGCGTCGCGTTCCGCCGCGCGATGAAGAAGGCCATGCAGTCGGCGCAGCGCGCCGGTGCCAAGGGCATCCGTATCGCGTGCTCGGGCCGCCTCGGCGGCGCCGAGATGTCTCGCTCGGAGTTCTACCGCGAGGGCCGTGTGCCCCTGCACACCCTCCGCGCGAACATCGACTACGGCTTCTACGAGGCCAAGACCACCTTCGGCCGCATCGGTGTGAAGGTCTGGATCTACAAGGGCGACGTGACGTCGAAGGAGCTGGCTGCCCAGGCAGCCGCCGCTCCGTCCCGCGGCCCCCGCGGCGATCGTGGCGACCGCGGCGACCGTCCGGGTCGTCCCGGTGGCGAGCGCCGCCGTCGTCCGGCCGGCGACCGTCCGGCTCAGGCTGCCCCCGCGGCAGCCGAGGCCCCTGCAGCCTCGGCAGCAGAAGGAGCCGCTGCTCCGGCGGCAGAAGGAGGAGAGGCTTAA
- the rplB gene encoding 50S ribosomal protein L2 codes for MGIRNYKPTTPGRRGSSVADFAEITRSTPEKSLVRPLPKKGGRNNTGKITTRHKGGGHKRQYRLIDFRRHDKDGVDAKVAHIEYDPNRTARIALLHFVDGTKRYIIAPNKLAQGDIVESGPDADIKPGNNLPLRNIPVGTVIHAVELRPGGGAKMARSAGASIQLVAKEGKFAQLRLPSGEVRNVDVRCRATVGEVGNAEQSNINWGKAGRMRWKGVRPTVRGVAMNPVDHPHGGGEGKTSGGRHPVNPNGKPEGRTRRPNKASDKLIVRRRRTGKNKR; via the coding sequence ATGGGAATCCGTAACTACAAGCCGACTACCCCGGGCCGTCGCGGCTCGAGCGTGGCCGACTTCGCAGAGATCACGCGCTCGACGCCGGAGAAGTCCTTGGTGCGTCCGCTCCCCAAGAAGGGCGGCCGCAACAACACGGGCAAGATCACGACGCGTCACAAGGGCGGCGGGCACAAGCGCCAGTACCGTCTGATCGACTTCCGTCGTCACGACAAGGACGGTGTCGACGCCAAGGTCGCTCACATCGAGTACGACCCGAACCGCACCGCGCGCATCGCGCTGCTCCACTTCGTGGACGGCACCAAGCGCTACATCATCGCGCCGAACAAGCTCGCTCAGGGCGACATCGTCGAGTCCGGTCCGGACGCCGACATCAAGCCCGGCAACAACCTGCCGCTGCGCAACATCCCGGTCGGTACCGTGATCCACGCTGTTGAGCTCCGTCCGGGCGGCGGTGCCAAGATGGCCCGCTCCGCCGGTGCCTCGATCCAGCTCGTGGCGAAGGAGGGCAAGTTCGCCCAGCTCCGCCTGCCGTCGGGCGAGGTCCGCAACGTCGACGTCCGCTGCCGCGCGACCGTCGGCGAGGTCGGCAACGCCGAGCAGTCGAACATCAACTGGGGCAAGGCCGGCCGCATGCGCTGGAAGGGCGTCCGCCCGACCGTCCGCGGCGTCGCCATGAACCCGGTTGACCACCCGCACGGTGGTGGCGAGGGCAAGACGTCCGGTGGACGTCACCCCGTCAACCCGAACGGCAAGCCCGAGGGCCGCACGCGTCGCCCCAACAAGGCGAGCGACAAGCTCATCGTCCGTCGTCGTCGTACTGGCAAGAACAAGCGATAG
- the rpsJ gene encoding 30S ribosomal protein S10 — protein sequence MAGQKIRIRLKSYDHEVIDTSARKIVETVTRAGATVVGPVPLPTEKNVYCVIRSPHKYKDSREHFEMRTHKRLIDIIDPTPKAVDSLMRLDLPADVNIEIKL from the coding sequence ATGGCGGGACAGAAGATCCGCATCCGGCTGAAGTCGTATGACCACGAGGTCATCGATACTTCAGCTCGGAAGATCGTTGAGACGGTCACGCGCGCAGGCGCAACGGTAGTGGGCCCCGTTCCGCTGCCGACGGAGAAGAACGTGTACTGCGTCATCCGCTCTCCGCACAAGTACAAGGACAGCCGCGAGCACTTTGAGATGCGCACGCACAAGCGGCTGATCGACATCATCGACCCGACGCCGAAGGCGGTCGACTCGCTCATGCGCCTCGACCTGCCGGCTGACGTCAACATCGAAATCAAGCTCTAG
- the rplP gene encoding 50S ribosomal protein L16, whose translation MLIPRRVKHRKQHHPGRSGAATGGTKVSFGEYGIQALTPAYVTNRQIESARIAMTRHIKRGGKVWINIYPDRPLTKKPAETRMGSGKGSPEWWIANVKPGRVLFELSGVSDEVAREALRLAIHKLPLKARIVRREGGE comes from the coding sequence ATGCTTATCCCGCGTCGTGTGAAGCACCGCAAGCAGCACCACCCGGGTCGTTCCGGCGCTGCTACCGGCGGCACCAAGGTCTCGTTCGGCGAGTACGGCATCCAGGCCCTCACGCCTGCCTACGTGACCAACCGTCAGATCGAGTCCGCTCGTATCGCCATGACCCGTCACATCAAGCGTGGCGGCAAGGTCTGGATCAACATCTACCCGGACCGTCCGCTGACCAAGAAGCCTGCCGAAACCCGCATGGGTTCCGGTAAGGGTTCTCCGGAGTGGTGGATCGCCAACGTCAAGCCCGGCCGTGTGCTCTTCGAGCTCTCCGGTGTCTCTGACGAGGTGGCGCGCGAGGCCCTGCGCCTCGCCATCCACAAGCTCCCGTTGAAGGCGCGCATCGTGCGCCGCGAAGGTGGTGAATGA
- the rpsH gene encoding 30S ribosomal protein S8: MTMTDPVADMLTRLRNANSAYHDTVSMPSSKLKVRVADILKAEGYIASWKEEDAEVGKKLTLDLKFGPNRERSIAGVRRISKPGLRVYAKSTNLPHVLGGLGIAILSTSSGLLTDRQAAKKGVGGEVLAYVW; the protein is encoded by the coding sequence ATGACTATGACTGATCCCGTCGCAGACATGCTTACCCGTCTGCGCAACGCCAACTCGGCCTACCACGACACGGTCTCCATGCCGTCGTCGAAGCTCAAGGTCCGTGTTGCAGACATCCTGAAGGCAGAGGGCTACATCGCCAGCTGGAAGGAAGAGGACGCCGAGGTCGGCAAGAAGCTGACCCTGGACCTCAAGTTCGGCCCGAACCGTGAGCGTTCGATCGCCGGTGTTCGCCGCATCTCCAAGCCGGGCCTCCGCGTGTACGCGAAGTCCACGAACCTCCCGCACGTGCTGGGCGGCCTCGGCATCGCCATCCTGTCGACTTCTTCTGGGCTCCTGACTGACCGTCAGGCCGCCAAGAAGGGCGTCGGCGGCGAAGTCCTCGCGTACGTCTGGTAA
- the rplD gene encoding 50S ribosomal protein L4, producing the protein MANATVNVDLPAEIFDVQTNVPLLHQVVVAQLAAARQGTHKVKGRGEVSGAGRKPFKQKGTGRARQGSIRAPHMTGGGVVHGPVPRDYSQRTPKKMKAAALRGALSDRARNGRIHVVESLVSGEKPSTKDALSTLRSLSDRKNLLVVIDRADEAAALSVRNLAEVHAIYADQLNTYDVLVSDDVVFTKAAFDAFVASKSQGHSTANEEASK; encoded by the coding sequence ATGGCTAACGCAACTGTCAACGTTGATCTCCCCGCAGAGATCTTCGACGTCCAGACGAACGTCCCGCTGCTGCACCAGGTCGTCGTTGCCCAGCTGGCCGCTGCACGCCAGGGCACGCACAAGGTGAAGGGCCGCGGCGAAGTGTCCGGCGCCGGCCGCAAGCCGTTCAAGCAGAAGGGCACCGGCCGCGCCCGTCAGGGTTCGATCCGCGCCCCGCACATGACCGGCGGCGGCGTTGTCCACGGTCCCGTGCCGCGTGACTACAGCCAGCGCACCCCCAAGAAGATGAAGGCTGCTGCCCTCCGCGGCGCCCTCTCTGACCGCGCCCGCAACGGCCGCATCCACGTCGTCGAGTCCCTCGTCTCCGGTGAGAAGCCGAGCACGAAGGACGCACTCAGCACCCTGCGCTCCCTCTCGGACCGCAAGAACCTGCTCGTCGTGATCGACCGTGCCGACGAGGCCGCTGCCCTTTCGGTGCGCAACCTCGCCGAGGTCCACGCGATCTACGCCGACCAGCTGAACACGTACGACGTTCTCGTCTCCGACGACGTGGTCTTCACGAAGGCTGCATTCGATGCGTTCGTGGCGTCAAAGTCCCAGGGACACAGCACTGCGAATGAGGAGGCTTCCAAGTGA
- the rplX gene encoding 50S ribosomal protein L24 translates to MGAKIKKGDLVQVITGTKQDKGGDKGKQGKVLKVFTETNRVLVEGINRVTKHTKVGQSQRGTKTGGIEQVEAPIHVSNVALVDPETKKPTRVGFRVETVEKDGVAKTVRVRYSKATGKDI, encoded by the coding sequence ATGGGCGCAAAGATCAAGAAGGGCGACCTGGTCCAGGTCATCACCGGTACCAAGCAGGACAAGGGCGGTGACAAGGGCAAGCAGGGCAAGGTCCTGAAGGTGTTCACCGAGACGAACCGCGTGCTCGTCGAGGGCATCAACCGCGTCACGAAGCACACCAAGGTCGGCCAGTCGCAGCGCGGCACCAAGACCGGCGGCATCGAGCAGGTCGAAGCCCCGATCCACGTCTCCAACGTGGCCCTCGTGGACCCCGAGACGAAGAAGCCCACCCGGGTTGGCTTCCGCGTCGAGACGGTGGAGAAGGACGGCGTCGCGAAGACCGTCCGCGTCCGCTACTCCAAGGCCACCGGGAAGGACATCTGA